From the genome of Lentimicrobiaceae bacterium, one region includes:
- a CDS encoding radical SAM protein, with product MNSKLLLVSANRFNIPYPVYPLGISYLATHLKKTFPGLQLRFFDCFNRTNEDLISEITSFQPHYIGVSLRNIDNVNFYESESFISTYRSLFEIIRRHSRAKLIAGGSAFSLFPKKLFQLLQPDFGIVGEGEQSFAKLIECLNLGRDYTTIEGLVYANEYAVTINPRSNFLRCPDLEFESDWLSYYWQHSGMLNIQTKRGCPYHCIYCTYPLIEGSEVRTLDADKIVDTLQWLTNEKNISYVFFTDSVFNISNPFNTILAEKIIQSGIKINWGAYFSPHLLDETLLSLFQRAGLTHVEFGTESLSDKQLENYGKHFTFDEVLEKSELCNRFRVFFCHSMILGGYGETEETLAETFENSKKIKNTVFFPFIGMRIYPGTPLHRIALTEGTLDKNDSLLEPAYYISKNIDLTTLKEKAKNSGRNWIFPDEELSPILSRMRERNKKGPLWHHLRT from the coding sequence ATGAACAGTAAGTTACTTCTTGTATCGGCAAACCGCTTCAATATACCTTACCCGGTTTATCCCTTGGGCATTTCATACCTTGCTACTCATCTTAAAAAGACTTTCCCGGGTTTGCAGCTCCGTTTTTTTGACTGTTTCAACAGGACGAATGAAGATCTGATTTCCGAAATTACCTCCTTTCAGCCACATTATATTGGTGTTTCGTTACGGAACATTGACAATGTTAATTTTTATGAATCGGAAAGCTTTATTTCTACTTATCGTTCGCTGTTTGAAATTATCCGCCGACACAGCCGGGCAAAACTTATTGCGGGAGGTTCGGCATTTTCTTTATTCCCCAAAAAGCTTTTCCAGCTTCTGCAACCCGACTTCGGGATAGTGGGAGAAGGCGAACAGAGCTTTGCCAAACTCATTGAATGTCTTAACCTGGGCAGGGACTACACAACAATAGAAGGGCTCGTATATGCCAACGAATATGCTGTAACCATAAACCCCCGCAGCAACTTTCTTCGTTGTCCCGACCTTGAATTTGAATCCGATTGGTTAAGCTACTATTGGCAACATTCGGGGATGCTGAATATTCAAACCAAACGCGGCTGTCCTTACCATTGTATTTATTGTACTTATCCCCTCATCGAAGGGAGCGAGGTGCGAACCCTCGATGCCGACAAAATTGTTGACACTTTGCAATGGCTTACTAACGAAAAGAACATCAGTTACGTATTTTTTACCGATTCCGTTTTCAATATCAGTAATCCATTCAATACCATCCTTGCCGAAAAAATTATCCAAAGCGGGATAAAAATAAACTGGGGAGCGTATTTTTCGCCCCATTTACTGGATGAAACCCTGCTTTCTCTTTTCCAAAGAGCAGGGCTTACCCATGTGGAGTTTGGTACCGAGTCGTTGAGCGACAAACAACTTGAAAACTATGGCAAACATTTTACTTTTGATGAAGTGTTGGAAAAATCGGAGTTATGCAATCGCTTTCGTGTTTTCTTCTGTCATTCGATGATATTGGGTGGCTATGGCGAAACCGAAGAAACTCTTGCTGAAACTTTTGAAAATTCTAAAAAAATAAAAAATACAGTTTTCTTCCCATTTATCGGGATGCGTATTTACCCCGGAACGCCTCTCCACCGCATTGCCTTAACCGAAGGTACGCTGGATAAAAACGATTCCCTACTTGAACCGGCTTATTATATTTCGAAAAACATTGATCTTACAACACTGAAGGAAAAGGCA
- a CDS encoding acyl carrier protein, whose protein sequence is MKEEEIIAKINDILIDEFEIEPEQLQPDANLMKTLEIDSLDLVDLVVIIEKNFGFKVKAEEFANIKVLQDFYDYIILRLSNSTSN, encoded by the coding sequence ATGAAAGAAGAGGAAATTATCGCAAAAATCAATGATATACTTATTGATGAATTTGAAATTGAGCCCGAACAACTACAACCCGATGCCAATTTAATGAAAACTCTCGAAATTGACAGTCTTGATCTGGTGGATCTGGTGGTTATCATCGAAAAAAATTTCGGGTTCAAAGTGAAAGCCGAAGAATTTGCCAACATTAAAGTTTTACAGGATTTTTACGATTATATCATTCTTCGCCTCAGCAACAGTACTTCAAACTAA